From one Cynocephalus volans isolate mCynVol1 chromosome X, mCynVol1.pri, whole genome shotgun sequence genomic stretch:
- the TENT5D gene encoding terminal nucleotidyltransferase 5D — translation MSERRFSNLTWHQVITLDQVLDEVIPIHGRGHFPTLEVKPKDIIHVVKYQLIQQGIIVKDTRLNGSTASYILASHNGISYKDLDIIFGVKLPSDQEFHIVKDTVLGCLLDFLPKGVKKEKLTLKIMKEAYVQKMVKVCNKPDHWSLISLSNNTGKNVELKFVNSLRRQFEFSVDSFQIILDPMLDFYSDKNAKLTKESYPVVVAESMYGDFQEAMTHLQYKLISTRKPEEIRGGGLLKYSNLLVHDFKPACETEIKNLERYMCSRFFIDFPDVTEQQKKIESYLHNHFIGEERNKYDYLMTLRGVVNQSTVCLMEHERRQTLNMITYMALKVLGEQNILPNTENVTCFYHPAPYFNAQGGYPIYYETSEPPPIFFQPYHPLHFDVQNDGSKRTHTTETFL, via the coding sequence ATGTCTGAAAGAAGATTCAGCAACCTCACTTGGCATCAAGTTATAACACTGGATCAAGTATTAGATGAAGTAATTCCAATCCATGGAAGGGGACATTTTCCCACATTGGAGGTAAAACCAAAAGATATCATTCATGTTGTAAAATATCAACTCATACAGCAGGGAATTATTGTTAAAGATACCCGATTGAATGGTTCCACAGCAAGTTACATACTTGCAAGTCATAATGGAATCAGCTATAAGGATCTGGATATCATTTTTGGCGTCAAACTTCCAAGTGATCAAGAATTTCACATTGTAAAAGATACAGTTCTAGGTTGTTTACTGGACTTTTTACCAAAAGGTGTAAAAAAGGAGAAGCTCACCCTAAAGATTATGAAAGAGGCATATGTTCAGAAGATGGTCAAAGTTTGCAATAAGCCTGATCATTGGAGTCTCATCTCTCTTTCAAACAACACTGGGAAGAATGTAGAACTAAAGTTTGTGAATTCACTCAGAAGACAATTTGAATTTAGTGTAGAttcctttcaaattattttagatCCCATGTTAGACTTCTACAGTGACAAAAATGCTAAGCTAACCAAAGAATCCTATCCTGTTGTGGTAGCTGAAAGCATGTATGGAGACTTCCAAGAAGCAATGACACATTTGCAATACAAGCTTATATCTaccagaaaacctgaagagataAGAGGTGGTGGCCTTCTTAAGTACAGCAACTTGCTAGTTCATGACTTCAAGCCAGCTtgtgaaacagaaatcaagaaccTGGAACGTTATATGTGTTCTAGATTCTTCATTGATTTTCCTGATGTAacagaacagcaaaagaaaattgaATCTTACCTCCACAACCATTTCATAGgtgaagaaaggaataaatatgACTACCTTATGACCTTGCGTGGAGTTGTGAACCAAAGCACTGTTTGTCTCATGGAACATGAAAGAAGACAGACTCTCAACATGATCacatatatggctttaaaagTACTTGGAGAACAGAATATTCTTCCCAATACAGAAAATGTAACTTGCTTTTATCATCCTGCGCCATACTTTAATGCTCAGGGAGGGTACCCCATATATTATGAAACATCTGAGCCACCACCCATTTTCTTCCAGCCATACCATCCACTGCACTTTGATGTGCAAAATGATGGTTCAAAAAGGACACATACAACAGAAACTTTTCTTTAA